One genomic window of Falco cherrug isolate bFalChe1 chromosome 20, bFalChe1.pri, whole genome shotgun sequence includes the following:
- the HDAC5 gene encoding histone deacetylase 5 isoform X4, giving the protein MDPQSDTEGGSSREPSLELLSRAQLHAALPAPGVEGPAEACGECRGPGLDAAARERQLQRELLALKQQQQLQKQLLFAEFQKQHEHLTRQHEVQLQKHLKQQQEVLAARRQQELEQQRQRERQEALEQQQRLEQLHALRTKDKSRESAIASTEVKLKLQEFLLSKTKEPGTGPPNHSLPQHPKCWAHHTSLDQSSPPQSGSPGTPPSYKLPLLGTYDGRDDFPLRKTASEPNLKVRSRLKQKVAERRSSPLLRRKDGTVISTFKKRAIEITVSSVCSSAPGSGPSSPNSSHSAIAENGFTGSVPNIHAEQLLPQHRALTLDGTSQLSLYTSPSLPNISLGLQATVTVTNSHLNQVEAERPAVATLRPGAALSGKFLSTSSIPGCLLGVALEGDPPAGPASLLQHVLLLEQARQQSTLIAVPLHGQSPLVTGERAGSVRTVSKLPRHRPLSRTQSSPLPQSPQALPHGALPHGALQHHFLDKQQVQLGKLLPKPGELARQPPTHPEETEEELTEQQSPPPGDGVSPSAPLALISADAGDSPERLQDPEGCGVPCDEPGDSGNEAEIPGVPDAAELGVTYKQVFPEAQLQLYPAPSLGILALPHPALARTQSSPAGAGIKPPAPDGPPKHLFTTGVVYDTFMLKHQCTCGNTNIHPEHAGRIQSIWSRLQETGLLGKCERIRGRKATLEEIQTVHSEHHTLLYGTSPLNRQKLDSKKLLGPISQKMYTVLPCGGIGVDSDTVWNEMHSSSAVRMAVGCLVELAFKVAAGEIKNGFAVIRPPGHHAEESTAMGFCFFNSVAISAKLLQQKLSVGRILIVDWDIHHGNGTQQAFYSDPDVLYISLHRYDDGNFFPGSGAPEEVGSGMGVGYNINIAWTGGVDPPIGDVEYLTAFRTVVMPIANEFSPDMVLVSAGFDAVEGHLSPLGGYSVTAKCFGHLTKQLMMLAGGRVVLALEGGHDLTAICDASEACVSALLGLELEPLDPSLLQQKPNVNAVATLEKVIEIQSKHWGSVKRFAAAVGCSLLEAQKGEAEEAETVTAMALLSVGAEQGGANPQPRPAEEPMEAEPAL; this is encoded by the exons ATGGACCCCCAGAGCGACACAG AGGGGGGGTCCAGCCGTGAGCCCTCGCTGGAGCTCCTGTCCCGTGCCCAGCTCCATGCTGCGCTCCCTGCCCCAG GGGTGGAGGGGCCAGCGGAGGCGTGCGGGGAGTGCCGGGGGCCAGGGCTGGACGCAGCGGCGCGGGAGCGGCAGCTGCAgcgggagctgctggccctcaagcagcagcagcagctccagaagcagctgctcttcGCCGAGTTCCAGAAGCAGCATGAGCACCTCACCCGCCAGCACGAGGTCCAGCTCCAGAAGCACCTCAAG cagcagcaggaagtgCTGGCTGCCCGccggcagcaggagctggagcagcagcggcagcgggAGCGGCAGGAggccctggagcagcagcagcgcctggagcagctgcacgCCCTGCGCACCAAGGACAAGAGCCGTGAGA GCGCCATCGCCAGCACGGAGGTGAAGCTGAAGCTGCAGGAGTTCCTGCTCAGCAAGACGAAGGAGCCGGGCACCGGCCCCCCCAACCAttccctcccccagcaccccaaatGTTG GGCTCACCACACCTCGTTGGACCAGAGTTCCCCCCCCCAGAGCGGCAGCCCGGGGACCCCCCCCTCCTACAAACTGCCCCTCCTCGGCACCTACGACGGCCGGGATGACTTCCCGCTCCGCAAAACCG cctcCGAACCCAACCTGAAAGTGCGCTCGCGGTTAAAACAGAAGGTGGCGGAGCGGCGGAGCAGCCCGCTGCTGCGGAGGAAGGACGGCACCGTCATCAGCACCTTCAAGAAACGAGCCATCGAGATCACGG TGTCCTCGGTGTGCAGCAGCGCCCCGGGCTCTGGGCCCAGCTCCCCCAACAGCTCCCACAGCGCCATCGCTGAGAACGGCTTCACCGGCTCCGTCCCCAACATCCACGCTGAG cagctcctgccccagcaccgAGCCCTCACCCTGGACGgcaccagccagctcagcctCTACACGTCCCCGTCCCTGCCCAACatctccctggggctgcaggccaCTGTCACCGTCACCAACTCCCACCTCAAC CAGGTGGAGGCCGAGCGCCCGGCGGTGGCCACGCTGCGTCCCGGGGCCGCCCTCAGCGGCAAGTTCCTGAGCACTTCGTCCATCCCGGGCTGCCTGCTGGGGGTGGCCCTGGAGGGGgacccccccgccggccccgcgtccctgctgcagcacgtcctgctgctggagcaagCGCGGCAGCAGAGCACCCTCATTGCCG TGCCACTGCACGGGCAGTCGCCGCTGGTGACGGGGGAGCGTGCGGGCAGCGTGCGCACGGTGAGCAAGCTGCCACGGCACCGGCCCCTCAGCCGCACGCAGtcgtcccccctgccccagagccCCCAGGCGCTGCCCCACGGCGCCCTGCCCCACGGCGCCCTACAGCACCACTTCCTCGACAAGCAGCAGGTCCAGCTGGGCaag ctgctccccaagCCGGGGGAGCTGGCGCggcagccccccacccaccccgaGGAGACGGAGGAGGAGCTGACAGAGCAGCAGTCGCCCCCGCCGGGGGATGGGGTGTCCCCCAGTGCCCCCCTTGCCCTCATCTCCGCGGATGCCGGGGACTCCCCGGAGCGGCTGCAGGACCCCGAGGGCTGCGGGGTGCCCTGCGACGAGCCAGGTGACAGTGGGAACGAGGCTGAGATCCCCGGGGTCCCCgatgctgctgagctgggcgTCACCTACAAACAG gTGTTCCCCGAGGCGCAGCTGCAGCTGTATCCTGCCCCCTCCTTGGGCATCCTGGCGCTGCCCCACCCGGCCCTCGCCCGCACCCAGTCGTCCCCCGCCGGTGCCGGCATCAAGCCCCCTGCGCCCGACGGGCCCCCAAAGCACCTCTTCACCACAg GCGTGGTGTACGACACGTTCATGCTGAAGCACCAGTGCACCTGCGGGAACACCAACATCCACCCTGAGCACGCCGGCCGCATCCAGAGCATCTGGTCCCGCCTGCAGGAGACTGGCCTCCTTGGCAAGTGCGAG cgTATCCGGGGCAGGAAGGCGACACTGGAGGAGATCCAGACAGTGCATTCGGAGCATCACACGCTGCTCTATGGCACCAGCCCCCTCAACCGTCAGAAGCTCGACAGCAAGAAGCTCCTCG GTCCCATCAGCCAGAAGATGTACACGGTGCTGCCGTGCGGGGGCATCGGG GTGGACAGTGATACGGTGTGGAATGAGATGCACTCGTCCAGTGCTGTGCGCATGGCGGTGGGCTGCCTGGTGGAGCTCGCCTTCAAGGTGGCTGCCGGCGAGATCAAG AATGGCTTTGCCGTCATCCGCCCCCCAGGACACCACGCAGAGGAGTCCACAGCCAT GGGCTTCTGCTTCTTCAACTCGGTGGCCATCTCTGCcaaactgctccagcagaaGCTCAGCGTGGGCAGGATCCTCATCGTGGACTGG GACATCCACCATGGGAACGGCACCCAGCAAGCCTTCTACAGCGACCCTGACGTCCTCTACATCTCCCTGCACCGCTATGATGATGGCAACTTCTTCCCAGGCAGTGGGGCGCCCGAGGAG GTGGGCAGCGGGATGGGAGTGGGCTACAACATCAACATCGCCTGGACCGGTGGCGTCGACCCCCCCATCGGGGACGTGGAGTATCTCACTGCCTTCAG GACCGTGGTGATGCCCATCGCCAACGAGTTCTCCCCGGACATGGTGCTGGTCTCGGCTGGCTTCGATGCTGTCGAGGGTCACCTCTCCCCACTCGGTGGCTACTCCGTCACCGCCAAAT GTTTTGGCCACTTGACAAAGCAGCTGATGATGCTGGCGGGGGGCCGGGTTGTGCTGGCGCTGGAGGGGGGGCATGACCTGACAGCCATCTGTGATGCCTCGGAGGCCTGCGTCTCCGCTCTGCTCGGCCTGGAG CTGGAGCCCCTGGATCCATCCCTCCTACAGCAGAAGCCAAATGTGAATGCGGTGGCCACCCTGGAGAAGGTCATAGAGATCCAGA GCAAGCACTGGGGCTCGGTGAAGCGCTTCGCGGCGGCGGTGGGCTGCTCGCTGCTGGAGGCGCAGAAGGGGGAGGCGGAGGAGGCTGAGACGGTGACAGCCATGGCCCTGCTCTCGGTGGGCGCCGAGCAGGGGGGTGCCAACCCCCAGCCCAG GCCGGCGGAGGAGCCGATGGAGGCTGAGCCGGCGCTGTGA